Proteins encoded within one genomic window of Pigmentiphaga sp. H8:
- a CDS encoding cupin domain-containing protein: protein MTSLSPAPAADLSIEQIGQRQVARFRDRKPDWEAFEDAKLDGFRRAQHRFIGAGGSAKHGDPSAIPPLGFTLSVMFVPPGQGNAAHTHEVEEVFFVLQGFLDVFLEDEAGNRFETRLGPWECVSCPPGVMHGYLNASLEPVYFQVMLGKSRPGALNYQDEALRAAVAVNPARR from the coding sequence ATGACGTCCCTTTCCCCGGCGCCTGCGGCCGACCTGAGCATCGAACAGATCGGCCAGCGCCAGGTTGCGCGTTTCCGCGACCGCAAGCCCGACTGGGAAGCGTTCGAGGACGCGAAGCTCGACGGCTTCCGGCGCGCCCAGCATCGCTTCATCGGGGCGGGCGGATCCGCCAAGCATGGCGATCCCAGCGCCATCCCGCCGCTGGGCTTCACCCTGAGCGTCATGTTCGTGCCGCCCGGCCAGGGCAATGCCGCCCATACCCACGAAGTGGAAGAAGTGTTCTTCGTGCTGCAGGGCTTTCTGGACGTCTTCCTGGAGGACGAGGCCGGCAACCGGTTCGAGACCCGCCTGGGGCCGTGGGAGTGCGTTTCCTGCCCGCCGGGCGTCATGCACGGCTACCTGAACGCAAGCCTGGAGCCGGTCTATTTCCAGGTGATGCTGGGCAAGTCCCGCCCCGGCGCGCTGAACTACCAGGATGAAGCCCTGCGCGCCGCGGTGGCGGTCAATCCAGCGCGCCGGTGA
- a CDS encoding LysR family transcriptional regulator: MPRVLTSRHLRVFAAVMKSRSLAEAALKLGVSEPAVSKILRLLERETGVALFDRSGGRLRPTAAARQWLPHANRAAQQLDFALDMAYELERGKQRRVTIAAHAPPLIAIVPQAISRLRREMPDVEVDLRVETPHDTLELVAHQEIDVGVTNQPLPQSASNLELCERRTISEDLLVAALPPGHRLAGRALVRPDDLQGETLIALPDDSPTTILVEATLNESGVRVRAPVLARNSLAACALVREQVGIALINPLLLAGGIFSDIVLRPFRPRIVLWTEVYYSALRPLSPEAAALVRHVEAVAADIKGQASFGPPGRRQRR, encoded by the coding sequence ATGCCCCGCGTCCTGACCAGCCGCCACCTGCGCGTATTCGCGGCGGTCATGAAAAGCCGCAGCCTGGCCGAGGCCGCCCTCAAGCTCGGCGTGTCCGAGCCCGCGGTCAGCAAGATCCTCCGGCTCCTGGAACGCGAGACGGGCGTGGCCTTGTTCGACCGCTCCGGCGGGCGCCTGCGGCCCACGGCCGCCGCCAGGCAATGGCTGCCCCATGCCAACCGCGCGGCCCAGCAACTGGATTTCGCCCTGGACATGGCCTATGAACTCGAGCGCGGAAAACAGCGCCGGGTGACCATCGCCGCGCACGCCCCGCCGCTGATCGCGATCGTGCCCCAGGCCATCAGCAGGCTGCGGCGCGAGATGCCCGACGTGGAGGTGGACCTGCGGGTGGAGACGCCGCACGACACGCTGGAACTCGTCGCCCACCAGGAAATCGACGTGGGCGTCACCAACCAGCCGCTGCCGCAGTCGGCCAGCAACCTCGAGCTGTGCGAGCGGCGGACGATATCCGAGGATCTCCTGGTGGCGGCGTTGCCGCCGGGGCACCGGCTGGCCGGCCGGGCGCTCGTCCGCCCCGACGATCTCCAGGGCGAAACGCTGATCGCCCTGCCCGACGACTCGCCCACCACGATCCTGGTCGAGGCCACGCTCAACGAATCCGGCGTGCGCGTGCGCGCACCGGTGCTGGCCAGGAACTCGCTGGCGGCGTGCGCCCTGGTGCGCGAACAGGTCGGCATCGCCCTGATCAACCCCCTGCTGCTCGCGGGCGGCATCTTCTCGGACATCGTGCTGCGCCCCTTCCGGCCCCGCATCGTGCTCTGGACCGAGGTGTACTACTCGGCGCTGCGCCCCCTCTCGCCCGAGGCCGCGGCGCTCGTGCGCCACGTGGAAGCCGTGGCGGCCGACATCAAGGGGCAGGCTTCGTTCGGGCCCCCCGGGCGGCGGCAACGCCGGTAG
- a CDS encoding ABC transporter substrate-binding protein — protein sequence MTSKHPLPLKIAIATYGHTAALKRGDVPIEGVQPDFVEIKPIIAAFRRMVRDVEFDVCEMAPATYMIAREAGAPFKALPVFIFRRFHHAGLVYRDDAGIREPRDLEGKRAGVRAYSVTTGIWTRGILTNDYGVDNSRITWVVDDEEHVSSLQLPPNVEQARDGKSLVDLMASGYLSAAFTDNAGIGRAGAPADGWQAGGRIKPPEYLEMFPDADRLEAEWYRKTGIYPVHGLITVKDEVLARHPWLGKALYDAFLASKNIYLRQLAAGESVSDKDDHYRAMGRIVGDPLPYGIEANRPSIEAMMNYCHQQGLLKKRYAVDDMFIDVGA from the coding sequence ATGACATCCAAGCACCCCCTCCCCCTGAAGATCGCCATCGCCACCTACGGCCACACCGCGGCGCTCAAGCGCGGCGACGTGCCCATCGAAGGCGTCCAGCCGGACTTCGTCGAGATCAAACCCATCATCGCGGCCTTCCGCCGCATGGTGCGCGACGTCGAGTTCGACGTCTGCGAAATGGCCCCCGCCACCTACATGATCGCCCGCGAAGCCGGCGCCCCGTTCAAGGCGCTGCCCGTCTTCATCTTCCGCCGCTTCCACCATGCCGGCCTGGTCTACCGCGACGACGCCGGCATCCGCGAACCGCGCGACCTCGAAGGCAAGCGCGCGGGCGTGCGCGCCTACTCGGTCACCACCGGCATCTGGACGCGCGGCATCCTGACCAACGACTACGGCGTCGACAACTCGCGCATCACCTGGGTGGTGGACGACGAGGAACACGTCTCCTCGCTGCAGTTGCCGCCCAACGTCGAACAGGCCAGGGACGGCAAGTCGCTGGTGGACCTGATGGCCAGCGGCTACCTTTCCGCCGCGTTCACCGACAACGCCGGCATCGGCCGCGCCGGCGCGCCGGCCGACGGCTGGCAGGCGGGCGGCCGCATCAAGCCGCCCGAATACCTCGAGATGTTCCCCGATGCCGACCGGCTCGAAGCCGAGTGGTACCGCAAGACCGGCATCTATCCCGTGCATGGCCTGATCACCGTCAAGGACGAAGTGCTGGCCCGGCATCCGTGGCTGGGCAAGGCCCTGTACGACGCCTTCCTGGCCTCGAAGAACATTTACCTGCGCCAGCTCGCCGCCGGCGAATCGGTGTCGGACAAGGACGATCACTACCGCGCCATGGGCCGCATCGTGGGCGATCCCCTGCCCTACGGCATCGAGGCCAACCGGCCGTCCATCGAGGCCATGATGAATTACTGCCACCAGCAGGGCCTGCTCAAGAAGCGCTACGCCGTCGACGACATGTTCATCGACGTCGGCGCCTGA
- a CDS encoding phosphate ABC transporter substrate-binding protein encodes MTTAPATRVTLKTNLADSPVAAAMKDGRVASDIVQLDFCGPKTAHDGFKPMIRDNAFDAGELAIVTYLQAKAYGKPFVILPAPMVGRFQHHCIGFNKEFGHLDPKDIEGKKVGVRTYAQTTGLWVRGILQHEYGVDPDKVEWYTVDESHLAEYRDPPNCHMLPKGSSIPDMMLNGELAAAILGNDMPKDPRVQTLVPEPIAAARAWYQREGVVPINHVFAVHQDVTRRHPEAVREIYRMIRESRALAPAAALETLPPLGLEANRKGLEMAIEWSYEQKIIPRRFAVDELFDDVTGALD; translated from the coding sequence ATGACCACCGCACCCGCCACGCGCGTCACGCTGAAGACCAACCTGGCCGACTCCCCCGTGGCCGCGGCCATGAAGGACGGCCGCGTCGCCTCGGACATCGTCCAGCTCGATTTCTGCGGCCCCAAGACCGCGCACGACGGCTTCAAGCCGATGATCCGCGACAACGCCTTCGACGCTGGCGAACTGGCCATCGTCACCTATCTCCAGGCCAAGGCCTACGGCAAGCCGTTCGTGATCCTGCCCGCGCCCATGGTCGGCCGCTTCCAGCACCATTGCATAGGCTTCAACAAGGAGTTCGGCCACCTCGATCCCAAGGACATCGAGGGAAAGAAGGTGGGTGTGCGCACCTATGCGCAGACCACCGGCCTGTGGGTGCGCGGCATCCTGCAGCACGAATACGGCGTCGATCCCGACAAGGTCGAGTGGTACACCGTGGACGAATCCCACCTGGCCGAGTACCGCGACCCGCCCAACTGCCACATGCTGCCCAAGGGTTCCTCGATTCCCGACATGATGCTGAACGGCGAACTGGCCGCCGCCATCCTCGGCAACGACATGCCCAAGGATCCGCGCGTGCAGACCCTGGTGCCCGAACCCATCGCCGCCGCCCGCGCCTGGTACCAGCGCGAAGGCGTCGTGCCCATCAACCACGTCTTCGCCGTCCACCAGGACGTCACGCGCCGGCATCCCGAGGCCGTGCGCGAAATCTATCGGATGATCCGTGAAAGCCGCGCGCTCGCTCCCGCCGCCGCGCTCGAGACCCTGCCCCCGCTGGGCCTGGAGGCCAACCGCAAGGGCCTGGAGATGGCCATCGAGTGGTCGTACGAACAGAAGATCATTCCGCGCCGGTTCGCGGTGGACGAATTGTTCGACGACGTCACCGGCGCGCTGGATTGA
- a CDS encoding LysR substrate-binding domain-containing protein: MTQIDWYLQINLKARHLRLITALHDHGNLKQVAESSHVTVPAVSKALAELEKGLGLELFTRTAQGLRPTAYGECLVRHARTLLTELHQARDELNSLSSGAVGKIHIGAFPAATSMLLPQAIAILKQRSPHTNVLVTEGTAQTLLPELWQGRVDLVVGRLPLRSAADGFEERELLEDPVQLMTRHQHPLARRRRLKWSDLQPYPWILPPAGSILRAPLERTLEEHGMTLPNNYVETLSTHLARAYLHVTDAIAVMAGAVAADASEPLAVLPLSFPHLMRPRGVLWNRNRGLTPGAELMIACLEEAAAGLQSR; encoded by the coding sequence ATGACGCAGATCGACTGGTATCTCCAGATCAACTTGAAGGCACGCCACCTCCGACTCATCACCGCGCTGCACGACCACGGCAATCTCAAGCAGGTGGCCGAAAGCTCGCACGTCACCGTGCCCGCGGTCTCCAAGGCCCTGGCCGAACTGGAAAAGGGCCTGGGCCTGGAACTGTTCACCCGCACCGCCCAGGGCCTGCGTCCCACGGCCTACGGCGAATGCCTGGTGCGCCATGCCCGCACCCTGCTGACCGAACTGCACCAGGCGCGCGACGAACTGAACTCGCTCAGCTCGGGCGCGGTGGGCAAGATCCACATCGGCGCCTTCCCCGCCGCCACCTCCATGCTGCTTCCTCAGGCCATCGCCATCCTCAAGCAGCGCTCGCCCCACACCAACGTGCTGGTCACCGAGGGCACCGCCCAGACCCTGCTGCCCGAACTCTGGCAGGGCCGCGTCGACCTCGTGGTCGGCCGGCTGCCCTTGCGCAGCGCCGCCGACGGCTTCGAGGAAAGGGAACTGCTGGAGGACCCCGTGCAGCTCATGACGCGGCACCAGCACCCGCTGGCCCGGCGCCGGCGCCTGAAATGGTCCGACCTGCAACCCTACCCGTGGATCCTGCCGCCGGCGGGCAGCATCCTGCGCGCGCCGCTGGAACGCACGCTGGAGGAACACGGCATGACGCTGCCGAACAACTACGTCGAGACCCTGTCCACGCACCTGGCGCGCGCCTACCTGCACGTCACCGACGCGATCGCCGTCATGGCCGGGGCCGTCGCGGCCGACGCGTCGGAGCCGCTGGCGGTGCTGCCGCTAAGCTTCCCGCACCTGATGCGGCCGCGCGGTGTGCTGTGGAATCGGAACCGGGGGCTGACGCCCGGGGCGGAACTGATGATCGCGTGCCTGGAAGAGGCGGCGGCGGGACTGCAAAGCCGCTAG
- a CDS encoding 4-carboxy-4-hydroxy-2-oxoadipate aldolase/oxaloacetate decarboxylase, producing MKNVVVRNIPRGPQDLIAELATHGVATVHEAMGRAGLMAPYLRPIYAGASIAGSAVTALVAPGDNWMLHVAIEQCRPGDILVVGVMCENTDGMIGDLICTSLKTRGIQGVVIDAGCRDVRTLTEMRFPVWSRAISARGTVKATLGHVNLPVVCAGMNVNPGDAIVADDDGVVVVPRLEIARTLELARQRTAKEEKSRKRYLAGELSLDVANMRQGLEAAGLVYVDNEI from the coding sequence ATGAAGAACGTCGTCGTACGCAACATCCCGCGCGGCCCGCAGGACCTCATCGCCGAACTGGCCACGCACGGTGTGGCCACCGTGCACGAAGCCATGGGACGCGCCGGCCTGATGGCGCCGTACCTGCGCCCCATCTATGCCGGCGCCAGCATCGCCGGGTCCGCCGTGACCGCGCTGGTCGCGCCGGGCGACAACTGGATGCTGCACGTGGCCATCGAACAATGCCGGCCCGGCGACATCCTGGTGGTCGGCGTCATGTGCGAGAACACCGACGGCATGATCGGCGACCTGATCTGCACCTCGCTCAAGACGCGCGGCATCCAGGGCGTGGTCATCGACGCCGGCTGCCGGGACGTGCGCACCCTGACCGAAATGCGCTTTCCCGTCTGGTCGCGCGCCATCTCCGCGCGCGGCACGGTCAAGGCCACGCTGGGCCACGTCAACCTCCCGGTGGTGTGCGCCGGCATGAACGTGAACCCGGGCGACGCCATCGTGGCGGACGACGACGGCGTGGTGGTCGTGCCGCGCCTGGAGATCGCCCGCACGCTGGAACTGGCGCGCCAGCGCACCGCCAAGGAAGAAAAGTCGCGCAAGCGCTACCTGGCGGGCGAGCTGTCGCTGGACGTGGCCAACATGCGCCAGGGCCTCGAAGCCGCCGGCCTGGTCTACGTCGACAACGAGATATGA
- a CDS encoding alpha/beta fold hydrolase has product MNRDARAPLVLVPGLLCNEVLWEPQRIGLRGRADIWIPDLSRDASLPEAVERMLADVPFERFALAGLSMGGYLAALAALQAPHRVQRLALLNTRAHAQETEAGRLRRTAQIELARRDFAALVEQLLPALLRPQALRDETLAQVVRDMSLSLGAEVFIRQQEANMNRPPIAHRLAHIACPTWVIGGDQDAIAPQESQHALARAIAGSHPCMLRDCGHLSTLEHPGVVTRLLGQWLDSPSPPSRLYQGATP; this is encoded by the coding sequence ATGAATCGCGACGCCCGCGCCCCGTTGGTGCTCGTTCCCGGCCTGCTCTGCAACGAGGTGCTGTGGGAGCCGCAGCGGATCGGCCTGCGCGGCCGCGCCGACATCTGGATCCCTGACCTGTCGCGTGACGCCAGCCTGCCCGAGGCGGTGGAGCGGATGCTGGCCGACGTCCCGTTCGAGCGGTTCGCGCTGGCCGGGCTGTCGATGGGCGGCTACCTGGCGGCGCTTGCCGCCTTGCAGGCGCCCCATCGCGTCCAGCGGCTGGCCCTGTTGAACACGCGTGCCCATGCCCAGGAGACCGAAGCGGGGCGCCTGCGCCGTACCGCCCAGATCGAGCTGGCCCGCCGGGACTTCGCGGCGCTGGTGGAGCAACTGCTGCCGGCCTTGCTGCGCCCGCAAGCCCTGCGGGACGAAACCCTGGCGCAGGTCGTCCGCGACATGTCCCTGTCATTGGGCGCCGAGGTGTTCATCCGCCAGCAGGAGGCCAACATGAACCGGCCGCCCATTGCCCACAGGCTGGCGCACATCGCCTGCCCGACCTGGGTCATCGGTGGCGACCAGGATGCCATTGCACCGCAGGAAAGCCAGCATGCCCTGGCCCGGGCCATCGCGGGTTCCCATCCGTGCATGCTGCGCGACTGCGGGCATCTGTCCACGCTGGAGCACCCCGGTGTGGTTACCCGATTACTTGGGCAGTGGCTCGACAGCCCGAGCCCTCCCTCCCGACTCTACCAAGGAGCAACACCATGA
- a CDS encoding tripartite tricarboxylate transporter substrate binding protein translates to MLFAAALSAGIPPPAAAADYPERPIRMYLPYGPGGIGDLTARVVTQKVSEILGQQIVIDNKPSAGGVQSFQAGLQAPADGYTLVQGGNGTAITQTLVKDLPYSIVDDFTQVATLSRFNLILTVKPDSRFHNLTELIAYAKANPGKLSLGTTNVGSSQHLGAELFKSVAGIQAETIPYKTSAALLTGVRSGDIDVGFDFVPPVLSSIKSGAVRALAISADSRNPNLPDVPTTAESGLDGYVVASWNGVSIRQGTPRAIIDKLNQAFVAAVNSPEVAQKLREMNSEPYALGVDESRALMKADIAKWKAVIEKANIPIN, encoded by the coding sequence ATGCTGTTCGCCGCCGCGCTGTCGGCCGGCATCCCCCCTCCGGCCGCCGCGGCCGACTATCCGGAACGGCCGATCCGGATGTACCTGCCCTACGGCCCGGGCGGCATCGGCGACCTGACCGCGCGCGTGGTCACGCAGAAGGTCAGCGAGATCCTGGGCCAGCAGATCGTCATCGACAACAAGCCCAGCGCGGGCGGCGTGCAATCGTTCCAGGCCGGCCTGCAGGCCCCCGCCGACGGCTACACGCTCGTGCAGGGCGGCAACGGCACGGCCATCACGCAGACGCTGGTCAAGGACCTGCCCTACAGCATCGTGGACGACTTCACCCAGGTCGCCACGCTGTCCAGGTTCAACCTGATCCTGACGGTCAAGCCCGATTCGCGCTTCCACAACCTGACCGAGCTCATCGCCTACGCCAAGGCCAACCCCGGCAAGCTGAGCCTGGGCACCACCAACGTCGGGTCGAGCCAGCACCTGGGCGCCGAGCTGTTCAAATCGGTGGCGGGCATCCAGGCCGAGACCATTCCGTACAAGACCAGCGCCGCGCTGCTGACCGGCGTGCGATCGGGCGACATCGACGTGGGCTTCGACTTCGTGCCGCCCGTGCTGTCGTCGATCAAGAGCGGCGCGGTGCGCGCACTGGCCATCTCGGCCGACAGCCGCAACCCCAACCTGCCGGACGTGCCGACCACCGCCGAAAGCGGCCTGGACGGTTACGTGGTCGCGTCGTGGAACGGCGTGTCGATCCGCCAGGGCACGCCGCGCGCCATCATCGACAAGCTGAACCAGGCCTTCGTGGCCGCCGTCAACTCGCCCGAAGTCGCGCAGAAGCTGCGCGAGATGAACTCCGAACCCTACGCCCTGGGCGTGGACGAATCGCGCGCCCTGATGAAGGCCGACATCGCCAAATGGAAGGCGGTGATCGAGAAGGCGAACATCCCCATCAACTGA
- a CDS encoding 3-deoxy-D-manno-octulosonic acid transferase: MLQAVYSSLWRLATPFLLWRIWRRARREPVYGVHPAQRFGFYGSGRHAPARGGFRAAPVWVHAVSLGETRAAQPLVRALLDRGLPVLLTHMTATGRTEGARLFEQDIVQGRLRQVWLPYDMPGAVHRFYRYFAPRCGLLVETEVWPNLVAGARRYAVPIALVSARLSASSARKTLRVASLARRTYGRLDAVLAQTRADAERLRQVGARDPQVVGNLKFDLQLPYDLMQAGAAWRQRLGRPVIAWASTREGEEEAILAALRDMPRTQGGLAPLAVLIPRHPQRFDEVAAMVLASGLSMRRRSSMSGMPFGSVDPDTAVLLGDSLGEMPFYYTAADVAIVGGSFAPLGGQNLIEAAACGVPVIVGPHTFNFAQASEDAIEAGAALRADSAQAAWRLAQELIDDEDRRAGMRAAAGRFSATHTGATQRVMRAVGPWLG; this comes from the coding sequence GTGCTGCAGGCCGTGTATTCGTCGTTGTGGCGGCTGGCCACGCCTTTCCTGCTGTGGCGCATCTGGCGCCGGGCGCGGCGCGAGCCGGTGTACGGCGTCCATCCGGCCCAGCGTTTCGGTTTCTATGGCAGCGGCCGGCATGCGCCGGCGCGCGGCGGTTTCCGCGCCGCGCCGGTCTGGGTGCATGCGGTCAGCCTGGGCGAGACGCGCGCGGCGCAGCCGCTGGTCCGGGCGCTGCTGGACCGTGGCCTGCCGGTGCTGCTGACCCACATGACGGCCACCGGCCGCACCGAGGGGGCGCGCCTGTTCGAGCAGGACATCGTGCAGGGCCGGTTGCGGCAGGTCTGGCTGCCCTATGACATGCCGGGGGCCGTGCACCGCTTCTACCGGTATTTCGCGCCGCGCTGCGGCCTGCTGGTCGAGACCGAGGTCTGGCCCAACCTGGTAGCCGGCGCGCGGCGCTACGCGGTGCCGATCGCCCTGGTCAGCGCGCGGTTGTCGGCTTCGTCGGCGCGCAAGACGCTGCGGGTGGCCAGCCTGGCGCGCCGCACCTACGGCCGCCTGGATGCCGTGTTGGCGCAGACCCGGGCCGACGCCGAGCGGCTGCGCCAGGTGGGCGCGCGCGATCCGCAGGTGGTGGGCAATCTGAAGTTCGACCTGCAACTGCCCTACGACCTGATGCAGGCCGGCGCCGCCTGGCGCCAGCGCCTGGGCCGGCCCGTCATCGCCTGGGCCAGCACGCGCGAGGGCGAGGAAGAGGCCATCCTGGCGGCCCTGCGCGACATGCCCCGCACGCAGGGAGGGCTGGCGCCGCTGGCCGTGCTGATCCCCCGGCATCCCCAGCGGTTCGACGAGGTGGCGGCCATGGTGCTGGCCTCGGGGCTGTCCATGCGGCGCCGTTCGTCCATGTCCGGCATGCCGTTCGGTTCGGTCGACCCGGACACCGCGGTGCTGCTGGGCGACAGCCTGGGCGAGATGCCTTTCTATTACACCGCCGCCGACGTGGCCATCGTGGGGGGCAGCTTCGCGCCGCTGGGCGGGCAGAACCTGATCGAAGCCGCCGCCTGTGGCGTGCCGGTCATCGTCGGTCCGCATACCTTCAATTTCGCGCAAGCTTCCGAAGATGCGATCGAGGCCGGCGCCGCGTTGCGCGCGGACAGCGCCCAGGCGGCCTGGCGGCTCGCGCAGGAACTGATCGACGACGAGGACCGCCGCGCCGGCATGCGCGCCGCCGCGGGCCGGTTCAGCGCCACGCACACCGGCGCGACGCAGCGGGTGATGCGGGCGGTCGGGCCCTGGCTGGGGTGA
- a CDS encoding amidohydrolase, translated as MTTRLIDIHPHIISPDTARYPLDPLGGERSGWSATRPATFEQYAAAMDAVGIDKAAIVHSSTTYGFDNSYVADSIAAQPKRYAGVYSVDMLAPDATQKIRYWTGRGLAGLRIFTTGSTMPGQAPTLEDPALHPAWSLAGELGIPVCVQITKAAIPALEKLLTAFPQTLAIVDHMMKPDISSGPPYAGAQHLFDLARFKNLYLKLSSRNTESAYAGKATPETFFGRVVQEFGADRIAWGSNFPAAEDSLADIVKALKDYIAFLPAADQHWIMAGTAQNLYPVLKD; from the coding sequence ATGACCACACGCCTGATCGACATTCATCCGCACATCATCTCGCCCGACACCGCCCGCTACCCGCTCGACCCGCTGGGCGGCGAACGCTCGGGCTGGTCCGCCACGCGGCCGGCCACCTTCGAACAATACGCCGCCGCCATGGACGCCGTCGGCATCGACAAGGCCGCCATCGTCCATTCCTCGACCACCTACGGCTTCGACAATTCCTACGTGGCCGACTCCATCGCCGCGCAGCCCAAACGCTACGCCGGCGTCTACTCGGTCGACATGCTGGCTCCCGACGCCACGCAGAAGATCCGCTACTGGACCGGACGCGGCCTGGCGGGCCTGCGCATCTTCACCACCGGCAGCACCATGCCGGGCCAGGCGCCTACCCTGGAAGACCCCGCCCTGCATCCCGCCTGGAGCCTGGCGGGCGAACTGGGCATCCCCGTGTGCGTGCAGATCACCAAGGCCGCCATCCCGGCGCTGGAGAAGCTGCTGACCGCCTTCCCCCAGACCCTGGCCATCGTCGACCACATGATGAAGCCGGACATCAGCAGCGGCCCGCCCTATGCCGGCGCCCAGCACCTGTTCGACCTGGCCCGCTTCAAGAACCTCTACCTCAAGCTCAGCAGCCGCAACACCGAGTCAGCGTACGCCGGCAAGGCCACGCCCGAGACCTTCTTCGGCCGCGTGGTCCAGGAATTCGGCGCCGACCGCATCGCCTGGGGCTCCAACTTCCCCGCCGCCGAAGACAGCCTGGCCGACATCGTCAAGGCGCTCAAGGACTACATCGCCTTCCTGCCCGCCGCCGACCAGCACTGGATCATGGCCGGCACCGCGCAGAATCTCTACCCCGTGCTGAAGGACTGA
- a CDS encoding tripartite tricarboxylate transporter substrate binding protein — MPARLFGLFLLCMSFSLAAQPSAFPNRPLSIVVTTAAGGSVDAIARAIAADLGKTLGQPVVVENRPGANGNIAAQHVKTSAPDGHTLLMLSSSTFTLNPFVLERVPFNPEKDFVPVAMTAGLNMVLVVAPGAKAATLKELVAAMKARPGELNYGSSGNGSLPQVAAELLAIRTGTRATHVPYKGIAPALNDLLAGQIDFMFDSGTAMSHIQAGKLRALAVIGPNRLPIFPDVPTFKEAGVDGMEVAAGWHGIFAPAGTDPAIVDRLNAEINKSLRSAAMRERMNGMGFESVALPAAELGRALRQDLQRLGPIVKQAGITAY; from the coding sequence ATGCCCGCCCGACTGTTCGGCTTGTTCTTGCTCTGTATGTCCTTTTCCCTGGCCGCCCAGCCCTCGGCCTTTCCCAACCGACCGCTGAGCATCGTGGTCACGACGGCGGCCGGCGGATCGGTGGATGCCATTGCCCGGGCCATCGCCGCGGACCTGGGCAAGACGCTCGGACAGCCGGTCGTGGTCGAGAACCGGCCCGGCGCCAACGGCAACATCGCCGCCCAGCATGTGAAGACCTCGGCACCCGACGGCCATACGCTGCTGATGCTGAGTTCCAGCACGTTCACCCTCAATCCGTTCGTCCTGGAGCGCGTTCCCTTCAATCCCGAGAAGGACTTCGTTCCGGTGGCGATGACGGCCGGGCTCAACATGGTGCTGGTGGTCGCGCCCGGCGCCAAGGCGGCCACGCTCAAGGAACTGGTTGCAGCCATGAAGGCGCGGCCCGGTGAACTGAACTACGGGTCGTCCGGCAATGGGTCGCTGCCTCAGGTCGCGGCGGAACTGCTGGCCATACGGACCGGCACCCGCGCGACCCACGTTCCCTACAAGGGCATCGCGCCGGCCTTGAACGACCTGCTGGCGGGCCAGATCGATTTCATGTTCGACTCCGGTACCGCGATGTCCCACATCCAGGCCGGCAAGCTGCGCGCGCTGGCCGTGATCGGCCCCAACCGGCTGCCTATTTTCCCGGACGTGCCGACGTTCAAGGAAGCCGGCGTCGACGGCATGGAGGTGGCCGCCGGCTGGCACGGCATCTTCGCGCCGGCCGGCACGGATCCGGCCATCGTCGATCGGCTCAATGCCGAGATCAACAAGAGCCTGCGATCGGCCGCCATGCGGGAAAGAATGAACGGCATGGGGTTCGAGAGCGTCGCGTTGCCGGCCGCCGAACTCGGGCGCGCGCTGCGCCAGGACTTGCAACGCCTGGGACCGATCGTGAAACAGGCCGGCATCACCGCCTATTGA